In Sphingobacteriaceae bacterium, the following proteins share a genomic window:
- a CDS encoding ATPase — MNTNLIGRKEEIAILNEKFYSSKSEFVALYGRRRVGKTFLIRNLFEGKFTFRLTGLGQAGLELQLANFQEAMQEQYPKVRQKKALNWMDAFRGLRSVIEKSKHKKKIIFIDELPWFDTPHSGFIPALEHFWNSWASARKDILLIVCGSAASWMINTLINNKGGLHNRVTQKLRIAPFSLEECEELLRKRKNHLDRYQLIQLYMVLGGNPFYWDAIKKGQSAAQTINSLCFGSNGLLTGEFDNLFKSLFAKAERHEAIVTALARKSRGLSREEISKASKLANGGGFTRLLNELEESGFIRKYIPFGKTSRNSLYQLTDLFSLFHIRFIKDHKSKDRDYWLKMIDNPLHRAWSGYAFEQVCLNHTAQLKKALGIGGVETEISAWRSIKTKDGAQVDLIIDRRDNVINLCEMKFSINRFVIDKKYDRELRHKAGTFKNETGTRKSVFLTMVTTFGLQPNLYSGNVQSDLNMTALFEQV, encoded by the coding sequence ATGAATACTAACCTGATAGGTCGAAAAGAAGAGATTGCTATTCTTAATGAAAAGTTTTACTCTTCAAAATCTGAATTCGTAGCTCTATACGGCAGACGGAGAGTAGGAAAAACATTTCTGATACGGAATTTATTTGAAGGGAAATTTACGTTTCGTCTGACTGGTCTGGGGCAGGCGGGTCTTGAGTTACAACTGGCCAATTTTCAGGAAGCGATGCAGGAGCAATATCCGAAAGTCAGGCAAAAAAAAGCGCTTAACTGGATGGATGCCTTTCGTGGTTTAAGAAGTGTTATCGAGAAATCAAAACATAAGAAAAAAATAATTTTCATTGATGAGTTGCCCTGGTTCGATACTCCTCATTCTGGCTTTATTCCCGCACTAGAGCATTTTTGGAATAGTTGGGCCTCTGCCCGTAAAGATATTCTGCTTATAGTGTGTGGATCTGCAGCTTCGTGGATGATAAACACGCTGATAAATAACAAAGGTGGATTGCATAACCGTGTTACGCAAAAATTAAGGATTGCACCTTTTTCATTGGAAGAATGCGAGGAGTTACTGAGAAAAAGAAAAAATCACTTAGACCGCTACCAGCTTATTCAGCTCTATATGGTGCTTGGTGGCAATCCATTTTACTGGGATGCGATAAAAAAAGGACAGAGCGCGGCGCAAACAATCAACTCCCTTTGTTTTGGATCAAACGGGCTGTTAACCGGTGAGTTTGATAATTTATTTAAATCATTATTTGCCAAAGCCGAGCGGCATGAAGCAATTGTTACAGCGCTGGCAAGAAAGAGCAGGGGGCTAAGCCGCGAAGAAATAAGTAAAGCAAGTAAGTTGGCCAATGGAGGTGGATTCACAAGGTTGTTAAACGAACTGGAAGAAAGTGGATTTATTAGAAAATATATTCCTTTCGGAAAAACATCGCGCAATAGCTTGTATCAGTTAACCGATTTATTTTCTTTGTTTCATATCCGTTTTATAAAAGATCACAAATCAAAGGATCGTGATTATTGGCTAAAAATGATAGATAATCCTCTGCACAGAGCTTGGAGTGGTTATGCGTTCGAGCAGGTATGTCTTAATCATACAGCGCAGTTAAAAAAAGCTCTTGGAATAGGAGGTGTTGAAACAGAAATATCGGCCTGGCGAAGCATAAAAACAAAAGATGGCGCTCAGGTAGATCTTATAATTGACAGGCGGGATAATGTCATTAATTTGTGTGAAATGAAGTTTTCTATTAATCGGTTTGTGATAGATAAAAAATACGACCGGGAATTGCGCCATAAAGCCGGAACTTTTAAAAATGAAACAGGTACACGCAAATCTGTTTTTCTAACCATGGTAACTACCTTTGGGTTACAGCCTAATTTATATTCCGGAAACGTTCAAAGCGATCTAAACATGACTGCCTTGTTTGAACAGGTATAA
- a CDS encoding Tat (twin-arginine translocation) pathway signal sequence containing protein has protein sequence MKKPIGRGGFLKYTGAVLATTGLVMAGCKKDKKTEEEAPPATEDKGVNLGSGDIGVLNYAYALEQLEAAFYTKVMDSPFSGMTAEETQILSDLKLHEIAHREFLKAALGASAIQALEVNFASIDFTNRSSVLNTAKAFEDLGVAAYNGAGKLIVDPNYLLIAGKIVSVEARHASAIRDLLNPKSSDFAGDDVIDINGLDGAKTPSQVLAIAGSYIKTKIDASNLPTS, from the coding sequence ATGAAAAAACCTATCGGGAGAGGTGGTTTTTTAAAATACACAGGCGCAGTTCTGGCAACTACAGGACTTGTAATGGCAGGTTGTAAAAAAGATAAAAAAACAGAAGAAGAAGCGCCACCAGCTACAGAAGATAAAGGCGTTAACCTTGGAAGCGGAGATATTGGAGTTTTAAATTATGCTTATGCACTTGAGCAGTTAGAAGCTGCTTTTTATACGAAAGTGATGGACTCCCCTTTTTCAGGCATGACTGCTGAAGAAACACAAATTCTTTCCGACTTAAAATTACATGAAATAGCTCACCGCGAATTTTTGAAAGCAGCGTTAGGAGCAAGCGCTATTCAAGCCTTAGAGGTTAATTTCGCATCTATTGATTTCACTAACCGTTCAAGTGTATTAAATACAGCTAAGGCATTTGAAGACTTAGGAGTAGCGGCTTACAACGGCGCTGGAAAATTAATTGTAGATCCTAATTATTTGCTCATTGCAGGTAAAATTGTTTCTGTAGAAGCAAGACACGCGTCAGCCATCCGCGATCTGCTAAACCCAAAATCGTCCGACTTTGCAGGCGACGATGTAATCGACATCAATGGTCTTGACGGCGCTAAAACTCCATCGCAGGTATTGGCGATTGCCGGATCTTATATCAAAACCAAAATTGACGCAAGTAATCTTCCAACAAGCTAA
- a CDS encoding twin-arginine translocase TatA/TatE family subunit, with product MIHQFLLAFMGAQEIIIVLIIVLLLFGGKKIPELMKGLGKGVKDFKEASQVSDDKDKQGI from the coding sequence ATGATACATCAATTTTTACTGGCATTTATGGGAGCACAGGAAATCATTATCGTTTTAATTATCGTTCTGTTATTATTCGGAGGTAAAAAAATTCCTGAATTAATGAAAGGACTTGGGAAAGGAGTTAAAGATTTCAAAGAAGCTTCTCAGGTGTCTGATGACAAAGACAAACAAGGAATCTAA